AGAAGCCCAAAATTTCTACCCCTTCCGGCGGAGCGGCCAGAGCCTCTACCGGCGGCTTCTCCTCCACCGGGGGCCTTTCCTTTGCCGGAGGCCTTTCCTCCGGAGGTTTTTCTTCCTTGACCTCCACCTTTTCCGCAGGTTTTTCCTCTTTGACCTCTACCTCTTCCACCACCTCTTCGGGTCGGACCTCTTCTTTCGGGGGTTTCTCCTCCGGCTTGACCTCTTCCACCGGCGGCGCCTCGGCCTTTACTTCTACCCGCGGAATCTCCACCCTTTCGACGGGCACCACCTCGCCCCCCAGAAGGGCCCGCTCCAGCCGGGCCAAGCTGTCGTGGAGGAGGTTTACCCCCTCTCTCAAGGCCTCCATGCTGGAACGGATGGTGGAAAAGACCTCTTTTACGGCCTCCACCGGGATCTCCAGCTTCGGCGGGACCTCGGGCCCCTTTTCAGCCGGAGGCGCCAGTACCTCCACCCGCTCCACGGGCTTTTCCACCTCCACGGCAATGGGTGGACGTACCTCGGCCTCCAGGGGCCGCGGATGAAGCCCCGCGCGCTTCACAATTTCCGGGACGGCCTCCTCCCACTCAATGGCCATAATATGGACCCCGGCTACCCCCGGGATCTCGCGCACCCGCTGAATAATCTCCACCGCGAGATTAATCCCCTCCTCCCGCTTGTCCTTGGCCTCCTTCATCCGCTGAAGGATCTCGTCCGGAACATCGAGCCCGGGCACGAAATATTTCATGTAACGGGCCATTCCGAAGGACTTGGGCGGAGTGATTCCGGCAAGAATATAGGCCTTCTCCACAAGCCCCATATCCCGGGCCATTTCCATGAACTTCCGAAACCGCTCCACATTGTAAACAATCTGGGTCTGGATGAATTCCGCCCCGGCGGCGATCTTTTTGGCCAGACGCTTGACCCGGAACTCAAAGGGATCGGCAAAGGGATTGGCCGCCGCCCCCAGGAAGAACTGCGGTCGGTCCCCGGTAAGTTCCTCCCCGCAGAGGAACTTGCCTTCGTCCCGCATCCGCCGGACCATATCTAGAAGCTGGATGGAATCCAAATCAAAGACCCCTTTGGCCTCCGGGTGGTTTCCAAATTTCTGATGATCTCCCGTAATACAGAGGAGATTGCGTACCCCCAGGGCCGCCGCTCCCAGAAGGTCGGCCTGAATCCCGATCCGGTTGCGATCCCTGCAAGTCATCTGAATGACCGGCTCTACCCCCTCGGCCATCACTAGAACCGCCGAGGCGATAGAGGACATACGCACAATGGCCGTTTGACAGTCGGTAATATTGGCCGCATCCACATATCCCTTAAGAAGGCGGGCCTTGCGCCGCACGACCTCGCCGTCGGCACTCTTGGGAGGCCCGATCTCCGCCGTGACCGCAAAATGCCCTTCGGAAAGTACCCGCTGTAAATGGCTCCTTGGCTCCACCACCCTACCTCCTCAGAGTTTTTACCCTAACCTCAGGTCTTCTCTTACCCTCTCCCGGGGACCCCCGTGGCCCGCCGGGCGCCAATCCTTGGCCGGGAAAAAGGCCAGAAGCCTCTCCAGCTCTCCCCGCTCTGAAAGCCTCTCATAGATCTGGTACCATACACAGGGGACCTCCGGGCGAATCTCGCAGCGCCCCCCCTGAGAGCCCCCACAGGGGCCGTTCAAAAGATTTTTGGCACACCGGGCGATGGGACAAAGCCCCCCGGTCACATCGACAATACAGTCCCCACAGCCCCGACACTTCTCCTGCCACTCCCCCAGGGCGGGATTGGCCCCGTAAAAGGTGGTATCCACTCCGGGATAGACCCGGATCTCCGGGAAAAGATCCGCAATGAGGTTGACCCCCACCCCGCAGGCCATGGAAACCACCGCCTCGTAATCCCGGGCCAGCTCCCGCAGCGGGGCCAGATACTCCGGGTCGCACTGGCGAATGAGCGTGGCCTCTCCGGTCACCAGCTCTCGTCCGGCCCGTTTGCGGGCCAGCCTCAGGGCCGCCGCCAGGGTCTCCACCTCTCGGTCCCCTCCGGCCGAACAGATGGCCACACAGCCTCGACACCCCAGAACCAAAACCCTCTCATAAGGCTCAATGGCCTTCAAAATTTTGGGAAGGGGCCTTCGTTCAGCAATTATCATTTTGACAATCTCCTCAAGAATTAGATTTTATTTTTAAAGCTGTTTCGAAGGTCTTTTTGACCTCGGCCATGAAGGGGCCGGTGTCCAGCCGCGGAAGATAGGCAAAGCGGACCCTTTCCGCCTCCAGGCCGATTTCCTCCAGGATCTTTTGGGCCCCCAAGACCTTCTTTTCCGCCCGCAGGCTTCCGGAAAGGTTATGACACTTGTCCTTTTCGCAGCCGGCCACCAGAACCGCCTCCGCCCCTTCCTCAAAGGTCTTGAGGATATCGGCCACCTCGATGTGGCCCGAGCAGGGGTAGCGCCGCACAATCACCGTGCCCGGGATCTGGCGAAAATCTTCCTCTCCGGCCTGGTTGGTATAGTGGCAACAAAGCACTCCGATGGTCACCTTCATGCCCCTCACACCCCCACTCTTAAAATCTCAAACTCCGCCGCGGGCTTCATCTCGATGGCCCGGGCGGGGCACTCCCGCACACAGATCCCGCAGGCGTGGCATTTGGCCGGATCAATCACCGCATAACCCTCTTCCCGGATGCTCGGAGCCCCAAAGGGACAAACCCGTACACAGGTAAGGCACACAATGCATTTTCCGGGATTGACCCGGGCCAGTCTTCCGGCCTCGAAAAGATCCTCCTCCGTGGCCAGTCCCGTCTTGAGGGCATAGTTCCGCAGGGCCCGGATGACCTCCGCCGGCTTTACCTCCATGGGACAGACCGGGACACAACTTTCGCACTGGGAACACCACCAGAGAAGGGGGCGGCCGAAAAGTTTTTCCTTAAGCCCCAGGATGGTGGCATGCACAATCACCCGAGGATCAAACTCCTTGCGGGTCTTTTTCACCGGACAGATCCCCGAACAGGCCCCACAGCGGAAACACTGACTATAAGTCTCCGGAAGCCCCTCCACCTGCGGAAGCCACTCCCTTTCAAGCAAAAGCTCCATCACTTTTTCCCCTTTTCCAGAGATTTGAGGATACCCGAAAGTTCTTCCTCGGTAGCCCCGGTGGCCTGAGCCAGGGCCTCAAGACTCTGGGGCCCTTGGGAAAGCAGCTCCCGGACCTCGGCCTCAAAGATGCGCTTTCTGATCTGGGGAAGGAGCTTCTTTTCCACTAGGGCCTCGATATTTTCCGGGCTGTAGTCCCCGAGTTTTTTGATCTCCCGGGCCAAATTTCCGTACTGGGCCCTAAACTGCATGTTTTCGCAGAGCTTGCGGGCGGACTCCAAGCGAAACCGCAGGGTCTGCCGAGAAAGACCCTCCGCCTCCCCGAGAGGACCGAGCTTTTTGATCCTTTCAGTAAAATCGGTGACCAATTTCACGAAACGGGGGCCCTCGGCCGCTGAGGCCCAGTCGATATAAAATCTCTCTCTCCGGATCCCCACGGTATCGAGGATCCTCCTTACCGTTTCCGCCATCACCAAAGCTTCGAAATTACCAGACTGGTAATGACATTCCCCGAGGTGTCACCCGCCTACAAAGACTCCGTCAGAGCCCACGTAAAAGGCCTCTACCACAAACCGGGGATCCATGCGACCGGTACACATGATGCGGATGACCCGGTTATTGGGGGGATAGTTGAACCGGGCCACCCCGGCAGAGTCCGCCGCGGCATAGCAGCACCAGTTACAGAGAAAGCTCAGGATCCTGGGCTCAAATCCCATAATCCTCCTCCTTTAAGCGGCTTCCTTGGTCTCTTCACTAGCGGCCTTCTCTTCGGCCTCCTCCAGGCCGAAGGCACGGATCTGCTCCAAGATGGCCTCGTCGGTAAAACCTCCCAGGGTGATGGCAAAGACCGGACAGTGCGCCCCGCAGACCCCGCATCCCTTACAGGCCGCAGAGATCACCTGGGCCTTGCGCCGTTTGTCCACTTTGACCATCTCGATGGCGCTGTAGGGACAGAGGGCCGCACAGATCCCGCAGCCGATGCACTTTTCCGCATCCACCCGGGAGACGATGGGCGGAACCTCCACATAGCCTTTGGCCAGAGGGATAGCGGCCTTGGCCGCCGCAGCCCGAGCCTGGGCCAAGGTCTCAGCCAGGGGCTTGGGACCATGGGCCAGACCGCAGACATACACCCCATCCACCGCTACCTCCACCGGCTTGAGCTTTACGTGGGCCTCAAGTACGAAACCCTCCGGGGTAAGCGGGGTCTTGAGGATCTGGGCCACCGGGTTTTCGGCCTCGGCCTCCACCCCTACGGAAAGGACCACCAGATCCGCGGGGATCTCCACCTCTTCTCCCAATAGGGCATCGCAGGTTTTTACCCGCACTCCCCGGCCCTTCTTTATCACTTCCGGCCGCCGCTCCGGCTCGTAGCGCAAAAAGACCACTCCCCGGTTGCGGGCCTCCCGATAGAGCTCCTCGTAAAAACCATAGGTGCGCAAGTCACGATAGAGGATGAAGATCTCGGCCTCAGGCTTGAGCTCTTTGAATTTGAGGGCGTTTTTCACCGCCTGGGTACAGCAAAGCTTACTGCAATAGGGAAGCTCCTCCCCCCGGGAGCCCGCACACTGAATCATCACCACCCGCTTGACCTTGCCTAGGGCCCGCTTGCCCTGAGAGAGCTTTTCCTCAAACTCGAGCTGGGTAAGGACCTTGGGGCTTTCGCCATAGAGGTAGCCCCGGGGACGATGTTCGTGGGCCCCGGTGGCCAGGACCACTACTCCATGGTTGACCACCTGAGAGCCCTCGGCCACCCGAAGGGTGGAGGTGAAATTACCCACATAACCCGAGATGTTTTCCACCGTAGCCCCGGTATAAAGGTGGATCCGGGGGTGCTTTTCTACTTTCTTTATCAAATCCTTCAGAATCTTCTGCGGATCCTCTCCTTCGGCCAAAAAGCGCACCCGCCGCAGGTTCCCCCCGAGCTCCTTTTCCCTTTCCACTAGATGGACTTCAAAGCCCTGCTCGGCGATGGAAAGGGCGGCCTGCATCCCTGCCGCCCCGCCTCCGATGACCAGGGCCGCCGGCGTGACCTTTACCTTCTGAAGCTCAAGCGGGCGCAGCCTTCGGGCCTTGGCCACGGCCATCCGCACCTGGTCCATGGCCTTGCGGGTGGCCGCCTCGGGATCGTCGGCATGCACCCAGGCACACTGGTCCCGGATGTTGGCCATCTCCACCAGGGCCAGGTTGAGCCCCGCCTCCCGCAGGGTCTCCTGAAAGAGGGGTTCATGGGTCCGGGGACTGCAAGCCGCAATCACCAGGCGGTTGAGCTTGTGTTCCCGGATAATTTCCTTGAGACGTTCTAGGGAATCCTGGGCGCAGGAATAGACCATGTTGTCCGCATAGACCACCCCC
This portion of the Thermosulfurimonas marina genome encodes:
- a CDS encoding acetyl-CoA decarbonylase/synthase complex subunit delta; protein product: MEPRSHLQRVLSEGHFAVTAEIGPPKSADGEVVRRKARLLKGYVDAANITDCQTAIVRMSSIASAVLVMAEGVEPVIQMTCRDRNRIGIQADLLGAAALGVRNLLCITGDHQKFGNHPEAKGVFDLDSIQLLDMVRRMRDEGKFLCGEELTGDRPQFFLGAAANPFADPFEFRVKRLAKKIAAGAEFIQTQIVYNVERFRKFMEMARDMGLVEKAYILAGITPPKSFGMARYMKYFVPGLDVPDEILQRMKEAKDKREEGINLAVEIIQRVREIPGVAGVHIMAIEWEEAVPEIVKRAGLHPRPLEAEVRPPIAVEVEKPVERVEVLAPPAEKGPEVPPKLEIPVEAVKEVFSTIRSSMEALREGVNLLHDSLARLERALLGGEVVPVERVEIPRVEVKAEAPPVEEVKPEEKPPKEEVRPEEVVEEVEVKEEKPAEKVEVKEEKPPEERPPAKERPPVEEKPPVEALAAPPEGVEILGFSGEYRPLSERAAGLPEDLYKDPGTAYIREVEIGKGAKAFKVGGTNVLPFHLFEGEMRHPPRIAMEVLDVKPEDWPESLTKYFAEVLGDPAAWAKKCVEVYGAEAVCVYLLGTDPNYLNLDAKHAREVVEKVASAVEVPLIIWGAGHAEKDVEVLREVAEVVGDRGAVIGPVEEANHRTLGATAMGYGLPVVASSPIDVNLAKQLNILLENVGVSLDKILMDPSIGALGYGLEYTYSVMERIRLAALYAQDDKLQVPFVCNVGREVWKTKEAGLPSDETLGDQEIRGILMEAITSVALALAGGDLFIMRHPKAIELTKTIISGLMQQS
- a CDS encoding methylenetetrahydrofolate reductase C-terminal domain-containing protein codes for the protein MIIAERRPLPKILKAIEPYERVLVLGCRGCVAICSAGGDREVETLAAALRLARKRAGRELVTGEATLIRQCDPEYLAPLRELARDYEAVVSMACGVGVNLIADLFPEIRVYPGVDTTFYGANPALGEWQEKCRGCGDCIVDVTGGLCPIARCAKNLLNGPCGGSQGGRCEIRPEVPCVWYQIYERLSERGELERLLAFFPAKDWRPAGHGGPRERVREDLRLG
- a CDS encoding hydrogenase iron-sulfur subunit yields the protein MKVTIGVLCCHYTNQAGEEDFRQIPGTVIVRRYPCSGHIEVADILKTFEEGAEAVLVAGCEKDKCHNLSGSLRAEKKVLGAQKILEEIGLEAERVRFAYLPRLDTGPFMAEVKKTFETALKIKSNS
- a CDS encoding 4Fe-4S binding protein — translated: MELLLEREWLPQVEGLPETYSQCFRCGACSGICPVKKTRKEFDPRVIVHATILGLKEKLFGRPLLWWCSQCESCVPVCPMEVKPAEVIRALRNYALKTGLATEEDLFEAGRLARVNPGKCIVCLTCVRVCPFGAPSIREEGYAVIDPAKCHACGICVRECPARAIEMKPAAEFEILRVGV
- a CDS encoding hydrogenase iron-sulfur subunit: MGFEPRILSFLCNWCCYAAADSAGVARFNYPPNNRVIRIMCTGRMDPRFVVEAFYVGSDGVFVGGUHLGECHYQSGNFEALVMAETVRRILDTVGIRRERFYIDWASAAEGPRFVKLVTDFTERIKKLGPLGEAEGLSRQTLRFRLESARKLCENMQFRAQYGNLAREIKKLGDYSPENIEALVEKKLLPQIRKRIFEAEVRELLSQGPQSLEALAQATGATEEELSGILKSLEKGKK
- a CDS encoding CoB--CoM heterodisulfide reductase iron-sulfur subunit A family protein, which gives rise to MAKKSGKVLVVGGGIAGIQTALDLADLGYYVYLVEKKASIGGVMAKLDKTFPTNDCSIUILAPKMVEAGRSPNIEILTLAEVEGLSGRPGNFKARVKIRPRYVDPDKCTACGQCMQYCPREAVDEYNERLDFTRAARIDFPQAVPTSYYIDEERCLRLNHETCMICTNVCGPKAIDFSQKPEVRELEVGAVVLCPGFGEVPEEALTKYGYGVYPDVMTSLEIERLMCVSGPTEGEILRPSDLTHPRKIAFLQCVGSRDVSCGRPFCSSVCCMYAMKEASMLKEHAPETEIALFFMDIRTMGKGFDAAFERAVEKYGLRVVRARVPKVEQVDGRLGLTYVTEEGEVHRELFDMVVLSVGLSAPAGAEELAQRFGVELNPFGFARTSAADPLTLRPGIYVAGAFQGPKDIPESVMQASGAAAQVSELLSEVRGKDAVEKSFPPEDEELLSLEPRVGVFVCHCGVNIAGVVDVQRVKDYAASLPGVVYADNMVYSCAQDSLERLKEIIREHKLNRLVIAACSPRTHEPLFQETLREAGLNLALVEMANIRDQCAWVHADDPEAATRKAMDQVRMAVAKARRLRPLELQKVKVTPAALVIGGGAAGMQAALSIAEQGFEVHLVEREKELGGNLRRVRFLAEGEDPQKILKDLIKKVEKHPRIHLYTGATVENISGYVGNFTSTLRVAEGSQVVNHGVVVLATGAHEHRPRGYLYGESPKVLTQLEFEEKLSQGKRALGKVKRVVMIQCAGSRGEELPYCSKLCCTQAVKNALKFKELKPEAEIFILYRDLRTYGFYEELYREARNRGVVFLRYEPERRPEVIKKGRGVRVKTCDALLGEEVEIPADLVVLSVGVEAEAENPVAQILKTPLTPEGFVLEAHVKLKPVEVAVDGVYVCGLAHGPKPLAETLAQARAAAAKAAIPLAKGYVEVPPIVSRVDAEKCIGCGICAALCPYSAIEMVKVDKRRKAQVISAACKGCGVCGAHCPVFAITLGGFTDEAILEQIRAFGLEEAEEKAASEETKEAA